A single region of the Xiphophorus maculatus strain JP 163 A chromosome 3, X_maculatus-5.0-male, whole genome shotgun sequence genome encodes:
- the spaca6 gene encoding sperm acrosome membrane-associated protein 6 — translation MAVLWLASVSLLICPSLSCYICFIKPQVSARLCSGYVVGETNVNSVDECFRMLDRIFNTNKKVTEAGRAAGGSEGKLKEILEAEILPIVTEFQAKRIMDTVYESRLQKAADNFIAAASKLPRDDKCIPPCGFQNIDAAYNCDTCQYDSCLFPLDCPVEEIEVMENGGIQMLCNVPFDVPTDIEVMWRFAEEFRTQETEQFKEVTAGPDRLYSISSTSSQHKGTYQCEIFSGTRSIVRLYFYVTVTPRPVAGHTALQEIFDLSLLPRGQLLTAPGAAPHFFLHLLLLLLTTCLASSLLLLFISLGFLYWLSVSEVDHPVADSDEEDYFGVSLLAV, via the exons ATGGCTGTTTTGTGGCTTGCAAGTGTTAGTTTGCTGATTTGCCCCTCTCTGAGCTGCTATATCTGCTTTATCAAGCCGCAAGTCAGCGCTCGGCTGTGCTCGGGTTACGTTGTGGGAGAAACTAACGTCAACAGCGTGGACGAATGCTTCAGGATGCTGGACCGCATATTCAATACGAATAAGAAAGTGACAGAGGCTGGAAGAGCGG CTGGAGGTTCAGAAGGCAAGCTGAAGGAGATCCTAGAAGCAGAGATCTTACCCATAGTGACAGAGTTTCAGGCAAAGCGGATTATGG ACACTGTGTATGAAAGCAGGTTGCAGAAAGCAGCAGACAATTTCATTGCAGCTGCCTCCAAACTGCCTAGAG atgaTAAGTGTATACCTCCATGTG GTTTTCAGAATATAGATGCGGCGTACAACTGCGACACCTGCCAGTACGACTCCTGCTTATTCCCACTTGACTGTCCAG ttgaaGAAATTGAAGTAATGGAGAATGGAGGAATCCAAATGCTGTGCAACGTGCCATTTGACGTACCAACTGATATTGAGGTGATGTGGAGGTTTGCGGAGGAG TTCAGGACGCAGGAAACGGAGCAGTTTAAGGAAGTGACTGCAGGACCCGACAGGCTTTACTCCATTTCATCAACCAGCTCTCAGCATAAGGGCACCTACCAGTGTGAGATTTTCTCAGGCACTCGATCCATTGTCAGGCTTTACTTCTACGTCACAG tGACCCCCCGGCCTGTGGCAGGCCACACAGCGCTGCAGGAGATATTTGACCTGTCTCTGCTCCCAAGAGGGCAGTTACTCACTGCGCCTGGTGCTGCTCCTCActtcttcctccacctcctcctgctTCTTCTCACCACCTGTTTAGCCtcttcactgctgctgctgttcatcTCCCTGGG GTTCCTGTACTGGTTGTCAGTATCGGAGGTAGACCATCCTGTAGCAGATTCGGATGAAGAAGATTATTTTGGTGTTTCATTGTTAGCAGTATGA